The window CTTTTTTAATGCTTGCAGCGTAAGTTTCAGGAACGTCTGCTACTAATTTTACTTCATTCCCATTAACAATTTGCAAAATAGGAATACCTGGTGCAGCCATTTCGCCCTCTTTGAGAAAAATATTGTCTACTATACCGCTTATAGGGGCTTTAATAGTTGTTTTAGCTAACTGCTCTTCCAAAGACTCTTTTTTGCGAAGCAGACTTTCGTACTGATTTTTGGCACTTAAAAATTCTATTTCTGTACCTACTTTTTTATCCCACAGCTGTTTTTGTTTCTCATAATTGATTTTGACAAACTCTAAGCTTTGTTCTAACTCTGCTAAGCCTTTTCGGATAATAGCATCATCTATTTTGGCAATAGTCGTTCCTGCGCTGACAAACTGTCCATTTTTTACATACAGATGTCTTATTTGCCCGCCCATTTCAGCCGATACGCGAATGCTCTTATCCGAGTCCACTACGGCTTGTACTTCTATGTAATGGACAAAGTTCCTTCTACTAAGCGTTTTGACCATAACAGGAATTACTTTTTCCCTATTAGCTTCGTTAGACAGTGCTGCAATTTCACTTTCCAACTTTTTAATTTCTGCGTTAATTTGACTTTGCTTCAACTTTAATCTTTTTAACTGCTCTTTTTTAGCCGCAAGAGGGTCTTTCTTAGCGCCCCCACAAGCGATTATCATTG is drawn from Bacteroidia bacterium and contains these coding sequences:
- a CDS encoding efflux RND transporter periplasmic adaptor subunit produces the protein MKNITYIVSIALIAMIIACGGAKKDPLAAKKEQLKRLKLKQSQINAEIKKLESEIAALSNEANREKVIPVMVKTLSRRNFVHYIEVQAVVDSDKSIRVSAEMGGQIRHLYVKNGQFVSAGTTIAKIDDAIIRKGLAELEQSLEFVKINYEKQKQLWDKKVGTEIEFLSAKNQYESLLRKKESLEEQLAKTTIKAPISGIVDNIFLKEGEMAAPGIPILQIVNGNEVKLVADVPETYAASIKKGTDVIIKFPALNKTIQSTVINVGEVINPSDRSFKVEIALSNPEKLFKPNMLATVEIKDYERKDAVVIPRNAIMKGEEEEFVFIAQNNVAKKVAIKTGVNYQGETEVLSGLTGNEQLITVGFQDLSDGQKIEIKS